The sequence GTGAGGCACTGATCAGAAAGTGTTCCATAGGTTGGTGTCAGAGGAAATCTGTTTCGTTTGcatcaatcaaatcaaaatcgTAGCAGTAAAGACAGTGATTCTTCATACATACgttaaaatgctttttaaaaaatctccCTCAAATGCTGGACTCTTATGAGGCATCTAAATAATTTGACACAACCTAATAGAATGCTTTGCGGTTTGTCCCTGAGCATGGCAGTGCAAGACTGCAACCTTGCATGAAGCTCCATCAGActccgtacatgtacatgtggtgttTCCTTCTGTTGGAGCAAGGATGAGCAGGAATGTCAGCTCTCATCATTCTGTCTGGTACCCAATAAGTGCCACATGCATTAAAAAACACACGATGATCAGTTAAAATCTGCTAATGCAGTATCAGCAATTCCAGATGGAGTTGTACATACACGTTTCAGATACCCAGTTGTATGAGGCAGTCTTGTGAAAGCCTTGATGAAACTGTCTTTTAAATGTGGCCGTCTTAGGGTACCAGATGGAGTCATGTAAGTTGACAAATCCTGCTTTAACAATTTATTGCACTTCCACCACCAGCAATACTAACAAAATGTAACACTAATTCTAAAGCTGATACTGGAAGTAAAATCTTATAAATGTATCAAATATTTATGACAAACACTTTGATGCTTTAGATTTGTGCCCTTGTCACAGTATAATGCACGATGTACATTGACATTCATGAATGAATCTCTATAGAGAAGTGATCATTACGATGGATACTTTTTACCAGATTGTGAAAAGGAGTCACTGTCTGTGGTTAATTGATCAAGTTtttgtaaatacaaaatgtacgtgtGCAGTTAAAGTGTGAAGTCTACAATGATCCAATTTGCAATACAATGTCATCAATCTTTTTCAAGACATGAAGTGCTCTcaattcaatgtacatgtaatttgcatTGAGAGCACTTACATTCACGACGACTTCGATTCTGTTTGTTGGAAATATTGTGAAATATGCTGATCAGAAACAGTCACTAATGGAATGAATGTTTACACAAGCCTCAGGTCAAGTTTTGAACAAGTGCAATGGCTTGATGATATCATATTACAGCTTGGCTGAATGATACACAATATACCATAATACAATGCCTCAAGTGACAATAAGCATGGGTACAGTTGCATTTACTGACTAAAGAAAAGTAGTATgatcatggtacatgtatgtacaaatgtatcaaatgGCTTGAATGAGAAAATCATTTTGTATGGTATTTTTCATGTTCACAGGGGAAGCTGCTGACAGTCTTGCCAAAACACCAGTGAGTCTTGGGttgtttctgtgtttctgtAGTCAGGACTACTTAattgtgtgtgttttaatttgtgtgtgttactgtgtgtgtgtgctgtttgtgtgtgtgagcatgGGTGTGTGTTCATATATGCGTGTCAAgtgcatttgtgtgtttgtgtaaacACGTGTCAGTATGTGTTTGCGTCtctgtgtgagtttgtgtgtgtgtgtgtgtgtgtgttaggatgtgtgtgtgttagggtatgtgcatgtgcatgtttgCATGACTGTTTTTCTTGTACTAAGTATTTTCTGTCCAAGGTAGGTCAACACTGTTGTTTTGCTCCACCCCACAGATGGAAGTCGCAGTGCAGTACAAACAGTATGAGGTTCTGCAGCACCCTGTATTCCAGAAACTCATCTCTATGAAATGGAAAAGATTTGCAAGgtaatttctttcatttcatgatTAAAAAAAGACTCAACAATGTGTACTTCTTTTTCAATCATTGACTTCATACGTACAAGTTAAAAATGTATGTCCCTTCAATAGTTTATTCTTTCCCTGACAGGAGAGGAGCCTGGTTATCCCTCTTCCTTAACTTCATCTTCATTGTGATGTGGACAACCCTGGCTGTGGCACCTGCGTGGAGGGTTAGGTTCACTTACACCTTCCCACAGGACTGGTGGAGAATCATTGTTTCTGTAAGTACccttatttcttgtttttttttttaaattaattttTATACTTAATGGTCACGTAGCAAGATCTGGaggtcatttcaaggtgtgacctgaaggccactccaaggttatgGGTTACTTTGgtactgacatacatgtagattgaagCTTATGGTATGTGATGTGAACATTGCTAAGCTACCAGTTGCCTCTTGTAGGACATACAATCATATAAatagtctgtttttttttccttttagtGTAAAGTTCATGAAATAAGTAGTTCTTTTGCAACTGCTAAAGGCTGGAAAGTCATGGAATATGTAATATACAAAACATCTAATCCTGAAATGTTTCTTATTGTTTGCTGGCAAATCCAGCCCATGTTCTTATAAATCTAGTTACTTTTAATTGCTCCTGTGAACCAGATTGGAGCAAGTTAGTCTTTGTTTAAAGGACCGGTGAGTATAGTATAGAAACTGGAGCTTTATCTGAACTGTTACATTAGTTGTGCTAGTCAGATGAGTAAAAAAAGATGATATCATGACTCACCACACCACACCATTTCCCAAACTTTTGTCCAGAGCATAGCAGTGCTGCTGACATTTTACCATATCATTGTGGAACTGAAGGAGTTCTTTTCAGACAAGCAAAAGTTTCAGGTAAGttctatatctacatgtatatgccatcTGGAATATAGTAGAGTTTAGACTAAGTAGAAgaatgtttgatatttgttttcatgTAGTGATAGTAGAGTGGACAAAATTTGCACTAtgtgatatttgattttttaacTGTCATAGTGAATTTGATGTGGGGAAAAACATTACCTATGACCCACAAATATGTTTGATTCCTTAATGTACGGATAGGAAGTAGACTTCAGCCTTCAGCTCTTTCATTCCATTTCATGCCCATATTGTACATAATGTCATGGTCTGTTCCCTGTCGGTCCCCAGGCATGGCAAAAATGGCGAACAGAGGAGATCAGGAAAGACCTGACGTTCTGTCACCCGCGATGGCCTGAGGAGAGGGCTTTCCTTCTCAGGGAGATCGAGCAGATCCATGACCAGAAATCTTCCTATTTCTCGGATTTCTGGTAAATAAACCACCTTACAAATATTGTACATTAAAATATAGCTGAAGTACAGAAAGTAGTCTCATCAATGTAATAGATTTTTTTGACTCCATGATTTTGCATTATTATTACAGTTCCTTCTGTACACTCTTGATTTATTGTGACAGTGTTCACTTCTAATTGTCATGTGGCGTTTTATTTACCTAAAACGTaatttgttttgtactttgtttgtGCTAGTTTAACTCTCAATTTAAGAATTGGACATTCTATTGTACATAATGCAATTTTTGAAGAATTGGAAGTTAGACTATTTGAGAGTCAAACTAGTTTCCCTTTTAGCTTGATATTTCTTGGATCGAGGCACAACATGTATGTTTCATGAGGTTGATAACTGatgtaaaatgttgttttttccccATCAGGAATCTGTTTGACTGGACGCTGTACCTCCTCCTGCTGGTGTGTATAACAACGCACATCGTGGACGTGTTTGCTCACAGCGAGGAGCTGGCCAGGTGGCACATCAGGATATTTGCtctcaccatcatcatcatgtggCTTCGTCTCATGAAGAATGCTCGTGCTTTCAGGGCCATAGGTGAGATGCTAGGACAAGATGTATGCCAAGGCACATCAGTCCATCTCCTTGGTTATCAGACATTTTAAGTGGAAATGATGGATGAAAACAGTATAGAAACAGAGGAGGGAAATCTTGATTCTAACAGGCAATGAAGCACATGGAATTGCATACTCCTTTCCAGTGGAGCATTATTTCCTTGAAACAGCAAATTCTGTAGCTGTAGCCTTAGATATGGTGCAGTATCTGTGTTTAGTTGTCTTGTGTTGATCAATTGAATGTGTTCCAGATTTCAAAAGCTGCTAAATTCTACAACAAAGTATTggtgtaatttttttcaggaccttTCATCGTCATCCTGTCGCACATGTTCTATGACATCCTCAGGTTCGTCTACCTCTACCTGGAGTTCTACATTCCATTCGGTAACTATGGTTTCTGTGTTCTTGTGATTATGGAGATTGTATTTAAttcatttttgtcacatttttatgTTGCGAAAGGAGAAAAATGAGAAGCTTATATGAAGCCCTTTCCTCAAAGATACCTGGGATAATACAGCATACACTGTTTCAggtttatagtacatgtaatactactatatggcctcctttggtcagtattgaccatgatggtaaaatcctaattgatatccgcCCTACATCATCGACTGTGgttaaacagtcctatacgagaatgaaagtctctgccacatagggcacatctgtaagctgactcaggtcggTTGCAGAGCTCTTTTTGCAGGATCTGCTTGTAATAATTGTTGTGAAATGCCTGGTGTTTTCCCCAGCCTGTGCCTTCTGGATGCTGTTTGGAGGCAGAGGTGTGACAGGGTTCCTGAATGTCCCCACTATGCTGTACACCATGTTCCGCCTCACCCTGGTGGATGAGTATGACTATGATGTGAGTATCTCATGCTACAATGCACAatcacatacatttttgtacatgtaaggcttagttcacatttccaaactggggcctggccgggcagctttcgggagcgaaaagaatgatatgaatgcaccaaaatgcacaaaatgtcaaaataagagtcatgggcataatttgtgaATATTTCTAAGTATACAttgtgatttttcgtttcttaaagcATCCCGATCGGGCCCCGGCTtcaaaatgtgacctaagcctaacaggGTGGATAAGGGACAGTTTGAGAGGGATAAATACGGGAATGGAAGAGGATGATAACTTGTTTCGAGTGAAAAATGTACTGTTTGGCTGAATTACATTTTATGTTGTCCAGGTCAATGAACACTTATGCAGTTTTTGAACAAATTAAATTAGTTTTTAACATTTGTGAATCATATGATCAGGTGTATAGTAACAAACTGTAAAAGCCATAATGCTTTCGTAGTGTTTCTATCAGGTGTTTGAGATATGTATGTAACcattacgccaaaaagtagttactcaagcaactggatatggtttttgaaacggtcaggtgtttcaactactatccagtagttttcgtcagtgactctgAAGAGATCTTGGTGGAgagatacaagatacaagatacaagatgacTTTATTGGTGTTTCCACTGAATTAAAACCAATTTACAATATTTAAAACATCTTTGCTATAACAGGTGCATATCATGTTTTACATATTTAAACATGAGAGggtttatatatcctagctgtgaattgatatgtaaaaggaATCTAGATGAAGAACACTCAGGTTTATCCTAACCATGAAacaagatgtaaaaatgggCGGAAGacaaacgtctgactgtttccaaaacaatATCCAGTTTgggtaactactttttggcatatccttttacctggatgtctaacctacatcaatgCATGTAACCATTACATCTGGTGTTACCATTATGCTGAAATGTGCACTTGTTTGCAGGGCCTACATGCAGAAGATCCGATCTTTGCAGACCTGCTGCTTGCCATGTTCTTCTTTGTCTCTGCAATCCTGTGTATCAATCTCTTCATCGCACTTTTGTCAGACACATTCCAAAGGTGAGTAAAAATCTTGGTAGTTACTTAATGGTTAGACCTTTATTATACATTCATGCTTCGACAGGCTAGGTACAGTTTATTAATAAGTATGATGTAACAAACATATATAGGAAAGTAGAAGCAACAATACATGAGTTTAGTCAGTCAGTAAACATGAGTTAACTAATAGTATACAAAGGTGTTGTACTAAACTGATAAGtcaatataatacatgtaatgttatgtgcTTTATGTCTTTTTTCCACAGGGTTTATGACAATGCAGTGTCCAATGCCATCATGCAGCAGGCACAGACGATCCTCGGTCTGGAGGCTAGCATGTCAAAGAAGAAGCGGGAGAAGTTCAAGGCCATGATCCATTCCCAGTGTGCCCCTCTCCCCGAGTACTACGACGATGACATGACGTCTGCAGAAGGGGACGACTTGCAAAAGATCACATTCCAGATAATGGTTGGTAACATCTACCAAGTgaacataattccaccagggTACATAATTCTGCCACCCTGAAAACATCCAAACAGATCTCCAACCCAACACCCCCAGTATGATGCACACCTGAGTATGATCCTAACTTTGCTTACCTAAGGGGTAATGCACTAAAGATCTCTCAAAACCCACTGTTTTTCATTCAAAGTGATGGATTTATGTAACCAGGTGGGTTAATATTAATGGTGGTTATGGTAACTGTTGACAGAACCCACActctacatgtagctgcaaTGATCTTTTTCAAAGCAAGATATTCATCTGAATGAGACTTGCAGAAAGATCTAATAATTCATTTGTCAGAAAATTGTGACGGAGGTTTGAAAAATGTCAATGACATGTAGCCCAACTAAGTAAAATGAATTGTATTAATTTTGTATTCCAGGAAGAGGTTGAACAAATGCATGAGATGATGCGGATGATGTACAAGCCGGGGGTAAGTTCTTGGTTCTTTGATCTTCCGTACAAATAAATGAGCAGCTCTGGAACTGTGGAAATTCAGACAACCATTATGACTTATCAAGAGTATAAATAATCACAGTTGCCTAATGGAAAGCCCCAGCCTGTAAACAGAGGAGTTAAAGGTGTATTTCACTCTTTCAAACAAATACTTATCAGTATACATGGTAACCTTCTGTCAGAAGCTACCAGACAAATAATGTATGTCATCATGCCATGATTCCTTACCCTGCCACCATGACTTATCCACCTGTTCTGTCTGCCTTCATTGTGCTGCTCAGAATGTTCTAGTTATGCAACATCCTCACCGAGTATTAGTAAGTACTCTGTGTAACTTTGAAGCATTGTGGACATGGCATGCAttatgaaaaaaagataatctttACAATGTACTCATAAGTTTAATATCCAGATACAAAATCTTTAACTGTATTGCGTTTAGTTATTGGTCAGTAATACACTACTTGTAGATCACAAAAGATAAAGCCACTTATCATGAATGTAGAATTTTTGCACATGCACAAATGAACTACAGTACATTGAAACactaaaaaaaggaaattcaaAGTATTTTTAATTAATCATCAATATTTTTGTAGTCATTCAGGTTCTTATCTACTTATCATTTGTTACAAAGCCTACCCATAAAGGAAATGAGGTTTGTCAATTCTATCATGATTATGACACACAATGCAAACACCATTATGATAGTTTTTTTCAAAGATGGAGCATTCTAAAGAAGATGGAAAAAGTCACAGAGATAAAAATAGGAGCACCTTGTGCCTGAAATGCTTGAacttaataaatgaataaataaataaagaaaaaaaactttgagtTTATCAAAGTCCTATGTTAAAGGATGAATAAACCGTCTGTAGAATAGTACCTGGTCCATTATGTGTTCCCTATCATTTATCTAAAGCACAATATTTTCCATTCAGGATGAGGGCACTTCCTCTGACCAGCCTAGACCTATCAGACCAGTCTATCCTGCTAGTACTGACAGTGGGCTGAGTGACAGCCATCGATCATCAGGTCAGTACTACATGTGACTAATTTGACATGTAACTCTATGTAATATTTTGGGTAAACATGTAATATATTATTATGTATTTCATCAAGTATTGAGCTGTGTggatcatacatacatacatactgtacTCGTACATGGCCCCTGTTTTACATAAGCTTGTCTATGTCAATGTTCAATTGTACTCACAAGTCGCTAATCAAACCCAATATTTTTATTACAATACCAGACAGCGTAAGAGTAGCCATCCATGGTAAGATTTGCCCTTCCAGTATTTAGTTTCCTCCCCTTTCAAGCCCTGTCCAATGATTACAGATCACAGTTTTGATTTCTACTGGTAGATGCACTGAAATGCATTATGTACCATACTGTTCTGAATGAGTTGAGGGGACAGCATCATCTTAGTCATCAACACCAGCTACACAGTGTCACGTATATGCTTCCACATCATGGAAGACCCTTATCTCCACAtcagcttttattttttttccacgTTGTAACTGTTTTTTAGGTACTTTTGCTTGGATTTTTGTATTACTGAGCAAAGAAACCATTTCAGGAATTCATTGTTCTGTGCTGCACTTTTCGCAAATTCTTTTCATCCGTCACTGCTGCTGTGTGCTGTAATGACCAAAAGAGAGCTGCATTACAAAACACGATATCTCAAAAATGACTATCTTTATGAAATGCCTACATGACACATACAGCATATGAAGGGGTGCATGAGTACCAATAATTGAATGCATCATTATCAGGGCTGTTTCCAGTACATGTccctccatcctgggatggaaatttgcttattaggacagacaaaaatttcaccccaggTGTTCTATAAAAAAAGTCTGAACTTCTTGATGTATAATTGATGGTTGATTTTTCATAAGgtgaaaatgacagatttaaaaaCAAACGTTGATAACATGGACTCGTAAACAGGTTGGCACAGAAGAAAATTAAAGCTGTATACAGCCCTGATTGTTATGGTTTCAGTACATAAAGGTTTATTTTAGCATGGTCAAAGATGAGATGAAACCCAACCTTTACCCTCTGCAGGTGCAATGGTGTCCCAGGTGCAGGAAGAAGTGAAGACCCTGCGAGATGAAATCAGCAACCTGCGGCTGCGGCAGGACGAGATGTTTGATCGCATGCGCCATGACAACAGCTCCATGAAGCGCTTCCTGCAGCACTTGATTGACATTCAGTCTCAGGGAGGTAAGGATGCAGTCAGTACGATTATCAAAAGCTAACTTAAGGGTTCTGCAGATGGACATATCACAAGAAACCCAGGAGTAACAAGAAATGATGTCCAAGGCTTGCTAGTTTCTCTATATCTGTTGCTTATTACTTTTTTTAGTACATGTTTCAAGGAGGAAATACTGTTATCACAGTGTTTTGACAGCTACACAGAACCTTTTAATTTCTAATTGGCGGATGTATCTGGGTATGAAGTTTGAAGAGTCTCCATTTTACAGAAGAATGTTTGTATCCAGCTGTTGATCGCTTTACTGTTGCTTCACTCATAGGTTTCCAGCCGAGAGGAGGGGGTGAGAGCAGCATGGGGGTACGGGGCCCCAGCAGACTGGAGCCGCTGTCTGTGGGCGACCACGGCAGGGGGGACAGGATGAGGGGGTCACCCAGAAGCTCACCTCTAGCAAGAGAAGTCAGGTATGTCATAGGTCGCAACTTTTGTCTTCCAGTAGGCAAATACACCGGAAAGTTAGTTACTATTGGAAGATACTATTTGTCTGAGAACCCCATGGATGGAACAAGACGGCAAACTGCAAAGAAAGTTTAaacattattgtttgttttattaaaaCTTAAACTTTTGGAGCAAAATGCAATCATCTAAtcaggtcccgggttcaaatcccgtTATTAGGGTTTTCTTTAggtaagcttgatgtttctgacttaagaAGAACAGGTGTGGCTACAGTAAAGAATCAATAcattgcctagaagtggtccATGTGGCTTTGCGCTGAACAAATTctttaaacttaaagaaaacgGTCATGATGAGGATTTCCAAAAAGTACTTATTATAACCTGACCATCTGTTTTTTCCGTGCCAGGGATGACAGTCCGTTTGGTGTCCGTGACAGAGATGTGGAGAAGGGCCTGCCAGAGTCTCGCCAGTCTCACAGAACCTCCAGCAGGCAGAGGAGGGAACAGGAATTAGAGAGGTAAGTTCCTTTCATCTGAtgttcactgaaaaaaaattgtaaagtACCATGTAGGTGGTAGTCTTCCAATAAAAGACTTTGAAGATCATTAAGAGAGTTAACATAGACATCTGTTGGACTAATTGTTGATATACAGATAATGTTTGTTAACTGCATAAAAATTTTCATGGTCACCAAATAGATATCATGGCACCTGTTTGTCACAAAAAGATAGGGTGAATTTTGCTGCGTGATGATGTAATGTTAGCACTACGACTAAAAGAGATTCTTGTGCAAtagctacctacctacctacctgaTCCCTGAAGCTGAATTGGTCATCAGCGGGACAGGGTTACCAATATTCattattcaaaattcaatattcAATAATCATGTTTCCATTCTTCCTTCCACCATCACTTGTCATGAAGGCGTGACCTGTCTGACACACCGTCCAATGACGTGTCTCCTGGCTCCGATGACGGTCCTGATGGTGACATGCATGCTCACATGGCAGGAGGGGACGCATGGCAACCTCCACAGGACGTGAGGATAAAGTCAACTGTTAGGGTAAGGACATCGTGATAACCACATTTTGTACCTGACCTTGTCTCAAGGTCGTTGATATGCCATCACAGAGTAGGACTTGAAGAgtgttgtattttcaaaatcatgatTTAGGTCTGGGTTGATaacagctacattgtacattgttgtatattaTATTAAACATTCTCAAGTGTGCATACTTTCTGTCATTTGCTAAATATGCCTGTCTATGTTGTACAGGGCTCATCAGGAACTAGCCATGCGTGACACAGCATAGACCAGCACCAGGCAGCTGATAATGTTTAGTGGGCTTCCTCTATGTGTGTAATCATAATGGCTATTATGTACAGGGTAACGAGTTACTAACAACCCTGTGATTTTCAGAGTAGGTGTAGATCATTTACTACTCTACACATGCATATTATGTTTAGGGCAAATGGCCAGTAGAATTTTGCCTGCACCTGTAGAGTATCATAATCTGATGAAGCACTTCCTGTAAAATCATCTGTTTTTAAGTTGTCAAATTTGCAGCTTTGATAGATTGGGCGGAACAATTCTCTTCAAATAATTTGTCGAAAACTGTAGATAGTGAAAAGAACTGTAAGTGATTGTAGTCATGTATGCTGTTAAGGTACATGAAACATAATATGACTTACCTTGATCAGACTTTTAAGCTGTCCAATGTGCAGCTGTGTTACATCAGGTGAAACGATCCTATATGTAGAAAAATTTAGACTAGATTGGAAAAAGCACTGTTAGTGACTTATTATTGTAATAATTTAGTCATGTATGCTGTTTTGCTAAGTATGTTGCAtttgatgatcatgatgatattCCAAATTTAGTGATAACCTTTGTTACACTTTTAGGAGAAAAGACAATAATCCTGGCAGCTAGTATTTGAAGTTTTTTAGATTGACTTGTATCTAAATGTTTAAACTACATTGCTTTTATCAGTGACTACTATGTATTTCCAAACTATGCTATCTAAATCATGTTGCGACACTCAGGCATATTAGCTGTTGCCATTAAGATTCAGATACTTTTGACATCTTCCCTTGGCTGATTTTTAACCTATTTAACATTGGTATGTACCAGCAACTATTGCATGTTCATGTATCAAGGCAACTTAATCACAtcctacatgtagatagatttCTTGACTACTGAAAAACTGACATTCTTTGATAGAATGAAGGATCTAGGATGACTTTCAAGCATCAATAATAGACTGCAGAAACtatatatttttgtattcaCAATCAATGTACCTCTGGTAGCTACTTTGGTGGTAATTTCATCCATACATATTTGTTGAATTTGACTGATAATTAGAATACATCTAACTGCTGATGTATAGTCTTTTTATAtatcaaattgaaaataattGCTGTTATGCATGATTTCAAGTTTGAACATTGTCACGAATCATGAAGATGATGGAATGTAAAATTTTAGCTCTGCAATTGATGTATAAATCATGATTTCTTAAGGTAAGCCATTCAAATGTTggtcagtttttgtttttgaactCATTAATCATTAGAAGTGATGTACTTTTAggccagtacatgtacaatgtatggtgcAAAGCGACTTAATTTCTGCATAtttttgaataaatgaataattttCCTGAACATCAATTTTGACTCAAACTATTTAACGTTATTATAATAAGCAACAATTTTGTCTCAACTACTGATTACACATAAGTTAAAATGTGTAACATTATGTGAGATTGCAAGTAATAGACCGCATGGAAATGACTTCTTCCATCAATGTGAAGATCAGAAACTCAAACGTCAAACATGATTATCTGTTGTCGGCGGCGCGGGAAAACCtaaaaaatgaaattaagaaaacaaagcaaTGTTAGGAACGtgaaatttgaaatgttttccCCTTGTCTCCACacataaaaaacaacattatcttGATCGAATGTCCTTGAACAGCAACGAACCACCCCCATTGATTTCTGAAATCGCTCGAACGTGTGAAGTACTGGTTTGTCCAAAACACCTGCCAGGGGCGAGTATCCCCATCACTGG comes from Branchiostoma floridae strain S238N-H82 chromosome 2, Bfl_VNyyK, whole genome shotgun sequence and encodes:
- the LOC118410550 gene encoding transient receptor potential cation channel subfamily A member 1-like isoform X7: MRSYDDQDDRKMKKRRKKRSKVHPGYGNLQEDSGLSNEGFEMGEKKKHTLKKGSQFARSFKEVLKAANVFSAAQAVQEAVSKWRNYNTSRRHVQENKTVYRHIKPKTVYAVKKKPELEGLASDLDDDVEDDQIDAALGFPGLGDTAAKRKASASNRAFISYFAKLGKVDGSDDFVDLDFLENLIDNGANVNSTDRYGQSVLHEVARAWHIDVAKFLLGKGMDPNQKDVYGRTALHVAAAVNYPEMVEFLVQHGADIESKTREELQTPVHFAARNDAVMSLKMLIKHNADFKKPRDYKGRTPLHLAAELDRSETARYLVEQGAEAGVQDYSGQACITHMITKMPPVAKEALNQFHPTDRANRKQYYYLNNIEPVLPESFKKVAGEAADSLAKTPMEVAVQYKQYEVLQHPVFQKLISMKWKRFARRGAWLSLFLNFIFIVMWTTLAVAPAWRVRFTYTFPQDWWRIIVSSIAVLLTFYHIIVELKEFFSDKQKFQAWQKWRTEEIRKDLTFCHPRWPEERAFLLREIEQIHDQKSSYFSDFWNLFDWTLYLLLLVCITTHIVDVFAHSEELARWHIRIFALTIIIMWLRLMKNARAFRAIGPFIVILSHMFYDILRFVYLYLEFYIPFACAFWMLFGGRGVTGFLNVPTMLYTMFRLTLVDEYDYDGLHAEDPIFADLLLAMFFFVSAILCINLFIALLSDTFQRVYDNAVSNAIMQQAQTILGLEASMSKKKREKFKAMIHSQCAPLPEYYDDDMTSAEGDDLQKITFQIMEEVEQMHEMMRMMYKPGNVLVMQHPHRVLVSTLCNFEALWTWHAL